A segment of the Alistipes communis genome:
AGCGGCAAGCCGGTATTGGAGTATCAGGCGCCGGAGGCGGAGGGATTCGATAATTATAATAAGTTCTATGAAGAATTATAGAGGCGTTCGCAAGTGGCTCAACGCCGTTTTGGTGCTGGGCGTGGCGGGAATGCTGACTTTTGCCGGCTGTACGGAGGTCGACGATACGCTGGGGTACGAACTCGTGCCCGGCAACCAGCAGATGGAGATGCGCCTGCACAGCATCCGCAAAGGCTTCGAAGCCCGGATGTTCATGAGCGACTCCGTCAAGTCGTCCAATCTCTCCTACGGCTATTTCGGTACGACCAAGAGCGACACCTTCGGCATACGCAAGGTCGGGTTCATGACCCAGTATTTGTGGGCGTCGATCTCCGACCGCAAGAACTGGTACGGCTACCGGCCGATCTTCGATTCGCTGCAACTGCTCCTGAGCGTCTCCTCGTATGCGGGCGACACGCTCCAGCCGCAGCGCTTCGGCGTCTACCGGATTCTCAACAACGACTATTTGAAGGACAACGACGGCAACGGCGACGGCACGACCGATACGACCTTCTTCACGAGTTTCAATCCCGTGGCGGCGGGCTGCGTCGACGAGAACGACCCGCTGTTCACCTTCACCTTCCCCGACGGGACGACGACGGGGCCCGCCACGACGGCCGTCACGCTGGAGCCGACGCCGGCGGGGCTGGACTACGTCAAGGAGCTGATGATGCAGGAGGGCAAATACAAGAACGACTCGACGGTCTATACCAACGATTCGCTGTGGGTGAACTACTTCTGCGGCCTGGCCATTCTGCCGCTCGATTTCAACGGCACCACGGGCGCGACCTTCGCCACCACGCTTGCCGAGTCGGGCATGATGCTCTACGGGCGTAACCGCGATTCGGTCGATGCGACGCTGATCCGCGATACGTTGCAGACGCTCTTCTATTTCTACGACGAATACGCGACCACCTACGGCAACGTGTCGGTCAACACCGTCGAGCGCACCAACACGCGCTATATCGATTACGACGCGATTGTCGAGAAGCCCGGCGGCGGAACCGTCGAGCCGCAGCAGCCCTTCGAATTGGGCTATGTCGAGGGAATGGGCGGCGCGCTCGTCGAGCTGACGCTTACCGACGAGTTCCTCTCCGTGCTGGGCGAGTTGCAGGCCGAGCAGGAGGACGAAGGGTACCGGACGGTAGCGATCAACCAGGCGTTGCTCTCGATCTACGTGGACGGCGTGACCGACGGCGGCTGGGAGCAGGGATTCTCGCAGAAGGTGATCGAACGTTTCGATGCGTCGATCAGCCGGCTGGGCCTCTACACCGATTTCAAGACGCTGACGCCCGTGTCCGACTACGCCTACGATTACGAACAGCAGTACGAGGTGACGCTTCCCTACGGCGGTTATCTGAACCGCAGCCTGGGATGCTACACGCTCAATATTTCGAGCCATATACAACGCCTGTGGCGGGCGTATCAGGAGGCGCCGATCGATCCCGAAACGGGCGAGCGGCAGTACACCGAGGCCCAGAAGCGGATGATGACGCTCTATCTGGCGCCGGGGGCCACCGATCTGTTCACCTTCAACCGCATCGCGTTGCAGGGCGGGATCAAGGCCGGCGAGAACGCCCCGATCCACATGGAGTTGACCTATACGCTGATAAAATAGAGACGGCAGTTACACATTGCTTTTTGCGAACCTAAGTTGCGATACTTAGGTTTTCGCATGTATAAACGATTTACGATGCAGGAAAATTTAGTTATCGTCGAGTCGCCGGCCAAGGCCAAGACGATCGAGAAGTTCTTGGGTAAGGATTTCATGGTCAAGTCGAGCTTCGGCCATATTCGCGACCTCTCGAAAAAGGATCTGGGAATCAATCTCGCCGACGGGTTCGCGCCGGTTTACGAGATCCCGAAGGATAAACGCAAGGTCGTGGACGAACTCACGCGCGCCGCGAAGGACCGGACCGTGTGGCTCGCCTCCGATGAAGACCGCGAAGGAGAGGCCATCGCATGGCACCTGACCGAAGTGTTGGGTCTCCCGGTCGAGGGGACGAAGCGGATCGTCTTCCACGAAATTACGAAGCGGGCCATTTTGGAGGCTATCGAGAACCCGCGGACGGTCGATATGAATCTGGTCAACGCCCAGCAGGCGCGCCGCGTGCTGGATCGTCTGGTCGGTTTCGAGCTGTCGCCCGTGCTGTGGAAGAAGGTGCGGCCGTCGCTGTCGGCGGGTCGCGTGCAGAGTGTCGCCGTGCGGCTGCTCGTCGAGCGCGAACGCGAGATCATCGCCTTCCGGTCGACCCCCTATTTCCGCGTCGTGGCGCAGTTCCATGCCGCCGGGGACAAGGATCGGACGCTCTTCAAGGCCGAGCTGCCGACGCGCTTCGAGTCGCGCGAGGAGGCCGAGGCGTTCCTCCGCAGCTGCGTCGGCGCGACCTTCACGGTGGCCAAGGTCGAAGAGAAGCCCGTGCAGCGCTATCCCGCGCCGCCCTTCACGACCTCCACGTTGCAGCAGGAGGCGGGGCGCAAGCTGGGGATGTCGGTTTCGCAGACCATGTCCGTCGCGCAGCACCTCTACGAGCAGGGTCTCATCACCTACATGCGTACCGACTCGGTGAACCTCTCGACGCTGGCGCTGGCGCAGTGCAAGGAGCAGATCACGAATCTCTACGGCGAGAAGTATTCGTCGTACCATAACTACAAGACCAAGACCAAAGGGGCTCAGGAGGCGCACGAGGCGATCCGCCCGTCGTATATCGAGCGGCAGGCGATCGAGGGTACGCCGGCCGAAAAGCGGCTCTACGACCTGATCTGGAAGCGCACGGTCGCTTCGCAGATGGTTTCGGCCGAGCTGGACCGCACGACGATCACGATCGCGATCGACGGCCGCCGCGAACAGTTCGTCGCCACGGGCGAAGTGGTGCGTTTCGACGGTTTCCTGCGGCTCTATTCGGAGTCGACCGACGAGGAGCCGGCCGAGGACAGCGAAGGGCTGCTGCCCAAACTCTCTGCGGGCGACGAGGTGCTCTATCAGACCATTACGGCCACGCAGCGTTTCACGATGCCGCCGGCGCGCTACAACGAGGCGTCGCTGGTCAAGCGGCTCGAAGAGCTGGGCATCGGCCGCCCTTCGACCTATGCGCCGACCATCACGACGATCATCAACCGCGGTTATGTGGTCAAGCAGAGCAAGGAGGGGCAGAAGCGCACCTACGAACAACTGACGCTCGCGGGCGGCAGCGTGTCGGCCAAGACGCTCAGCGAGAGCTTCGGCAAGGAGAAGAACCGGCTGCAACCCACCGATATCGGTATGCTGGTGAACGACTACCTCGAACAGCAGTTCGCACCGATCATCGACTATAATTTCACGGCCAACGTCGAGAAGGAGTTCGACCGCGTGGCCGAGGGCGACATCACGTGGGACAAGATGATCGCCGCTTTCTACGGGCCGTTCCACCGCATGGTCGATACGGCGATCGAGACGCAGTCCGACAAACACGGGCAGGCGCGCGTGCTGGGTGCCGATCCCAAGACGGGACGCACGGTCAAGGCCCGCATCGGCCGCTACGGGCCGATGGTCGAGATCGAGGGCGAAGGCGAGGAGAAACCCCGTTTCGCCTCGCTTAAAAAAGGGCAGCTCATCGAGTCGATCACGCTCGACGAGGCGCTGGCGCTCTTCGCCCTGCCCCGCACGCTGGGCGAATGGGAGGGCGAGCCGATGGTCGTCGGGCTGGGGCGCTTCGGCGCTTACGTGCGCTGGGGCAAGTCGACCTTCGCCTCGCTGGCCAAGGGCGACGATCCCTACACGCTGACGCTCGAACGCGGCGTGGAACTTATCAAGGCGCATCAGGCGCAGCGGACGGCGGCCAACACGCCGATTCGGAGCTTCGCCGAAGATCCCGACATGCTGGTCAAGAACGGCCGCTACGGTGCCTACATCGCCTACAAGGGAAAGAACTACCGCATCCCGAAGGGGACGAAGCCCGAAGAACTGACGCTCGACGAGTGCCTGAAAATCGTCGCCGCGTCGAAGAAATGACGTAATTCAACGAAACTCATGCGACTTATGAAGAAAATCCTTTTTACGGCCCTTCTGGCGCTGCTCGCGGCGGGCGTCGGGGCGCAGGAACAGCAAAAGCAAAAGGAGGAGGGGTATCGTTTCACCGACGTGAAGACCCTCCCAGTGACTTCGGTCAAGAACCAGAACCGCAGCGGCACCTGCTGGGCCTACTCGGCCCTCGCGTTTCTCGAAAGCGAGATTCTGCGCAACGGCGGCGGAGAGTACGACCTGTCGGCGATGTGGATCGTGCGCAACGCCTATTTCGAGAAGGCGGTGAAGTACGCCCGTATGCACGGTTCGCTCAATCTGGCCGTCGGCGGCGGTTCGCGCGACGTGACCGACGGGATCAAGAAATACGGCATCGTGCCGACGGAGGTCTATCCGGGTCTCTGCTACGGCACCGACTTGCCCGACTTCACGGAGATCGACCGCGTCGTCAAGGGGTATATGGACGCCGTGATCGCCGGCGACAAGTTGACGACGGCCTGGCAGCGCGGCCTGGATGCCGTTCTGGACGCCTATCTCGGTCCCAAACCCGAAAAATTCACCTGGAAGGGCAAGGAGTATACGCCGCAGTCGTTCGCTGCATCGCTGGGGCTCGACATGGACGACTACGTCGAGATCAGCTCCTATACGCACCACCCCTTCTACGAGGAGTTCATCCTCGAAGTGCCCGACAACTGGATGTGGGGAACGGTCTGGAACCTGCCTCTCGACGAGATGATGGCCGTCGTGGACAATGCGCTGGCCAACGACTATACGGTGCTCTGGGGGACGGACGTGAGCGAGAAGGGTTTCAGCCGCACGAAGGCGATCGGCATCGTGCCCGAGGCCGACCTTACGAGCATGAGCGGCACCGACGCCGAGCGCTGGGGCAAACTCTCCGACAAGGAGAAGGAGGCGGCGCTCTACAAGTTCGACAAGCCCGGCAAGGAGCGCGTCATCACGCAGCAGATGCGTCAGGAGGCGTTCGACAACTACGAGACCACCGACGACCACGGTATGCAGATCATGGGCACGGCGGTCGACCAGGCGGGCAACGACTATTACAAGGTGAAGAATTCGTGGGGCGTGCGTCCTCCCTACGACGGGTACTACTATTTCTCGCGTCCTTTCGTGGCCTACAAGACGATGTCGGTCATGGTCAACAAGAAGGCTATTCCAGAGCCGATCCGCAAGAAGATGGGACTTTGACCGGCCGGCGGCCTGCAATCGGAGGGGAGCGGTTCGACCGCTCCCTTTTTCGTTGCACCGATCCGTAGTTTCGCCCTGCCCGAATCCCGCGGAATGCGGGGCCGCCCGTTTGGAGATCGTCGATCCGGACGCAATGCAGCGGAGCGTGGAATCGCTACCGTTTTTAAGGAAAAAAGGATGCCCCGAAGGCATCCTTTTGTTTTAGCAGGCTCTGTAAGCCGGGTTCTGTACTCCGCTGCGCGCTTCCGGTGCGGAGCCCCTGTCATTTATCTACGACGGCGGTCGCCCGCCGCCTCCAGCAACCTACCCCCCGACATCGGGCGAGCAACCCTTAACTGCCGGTATACACGGTCTTGCAACCCGTCAGACGTACGGCCGGCGACATCACTGCCGCCGCGGTGGGCTCTTACCCCGCCTTTTCACCCTTACCCCTGCAAGCAGGGGCGGTCGTTTTCTGTTACGTTTCCTATAACCTCACGGCTATCAAGTCGTTAGCTTGGACGGTGCTCTGCGTTGCCCGGACTTTCCTCTCCCCCGCGAGGGGCAGCGACAAGGCGAGCCTGCACGACAAAAGTACGCAAAAAATGAAAATAACCGCCCGTCTGCGGCCGGTTTTTTGCGTTTGCGTCCTATATTTGTCTCGAAAATCGAAAACATTCCGCTTATGGACTTTCAGCAGGTGATCGAGGCACGGCGTTCCGTGCGCAAATTCAGGGACGAGGAGGTCCCGCACGAAGTATTGGCGCAGGCGATCGAGGCGGCATTGCACGCCCCCTCGTCGCGCAACAGCCGTTCGACGCGGTTTCTGGCGGTGCGCGACGCCGCGACGGTGCACCGTATGGCTGCCATGCGCGACTACGGCGCCGTGCCGCTCGCGGGTGCTCCGGCGGCCGTGGTGGTGATGGGCGATCGTGCGGCGAGCGACCTGTGGGTCGACAATGCGGCCATCGCGGCTACGATCCTGCAACTCGCGCTCGTCGACGCCGGTCTGAAATCGTGCTGGGTGCATGTCAACGGCCGTCCCCGCAGCAAGGAACGGCCCGACGGCGAGCAGGCCGTCGACTACCTGCGCACCTTCCTGCCGATTCCCGAGGGGTGCGGCGTGCTGTGCGTCATCGCGCTGGGCTACTCCGATTTCGAACCCAAACCGCTCCCCGCGGGCGAATCCGTCGAACGGGTGCAGTGGGTGGAGTAAGCGCGGAATAGCGTGAAAGGGAGCGCCCGCATGCGGGCGCTCCCTTTCGTTTCGGGACGGGCGGATCGTTCTATTTCACATAGGGCAGCACCGCGTCGCGCCAGACGATGTAGCCCTCGCCCATCAGGTGCAGGCCGTCGT
Coding sequences within it:
- a CDS encoding nitroreductase family protein, which produces MDFQQVIEARRSVRKFRDEEVPHEVLAQAIEAALHAPSSRNSRSTRFLAVRDAATVHRMAAMRDYGAVPLAGAPAAVVVMGDRAASDLWVDNAAIAATILQLALVDAGLKSCWVHVNGRPRSKERPDGEQAVDYLRTFLPIPEGCGVLCVIALGYSDFEPKPLPAGESVERVQWVE
- the topA gene encoding type I DNA topoisomerase → MQENLVIVESPAKAKTIEKFLGKDFMVKSSFGHIRDLSKKDLGINLADGFAPVYEIPKDKRKVVDELTRAAKDRTVWLASDEDREGEAIAWHLTEVLGLPVEGTKRIVFHEITKRAILEAIENPRTVDMNLVNAQQARRVLDRLVGFELSPVLWKKVRPSLSAGRVQSVAVRLLVEREREIIAFRSTPYFRVVAQFHAAGDKDRTLFKAELPTRFESREEAEAFLRSCVGATFTVAKVEEKPVQRYPAPPFTTSTLQQEAGRKLGMSVSQTMSVAQHLYEQGLITYMRTDSVNLSTLALAQCKEQITNLYGEKYSSYHNYKTKTKGAQEAHEAIRPSYIERQAIEGTPAEKRLYDLIWKRTVASQMVSAELDRTTITIAIDGRREQFVATGEVVRFDGFLRLYSESTDEEPAEDSEGLLPKLSAGDEVLYQTITATQRFTMPPARYNEASLVKRLEELGIGRPSTYAPTITTIINRGYVVKQSKEGQKRTYEQLTLAGGSVSAKTLSESFGKEKNRLQPTDIGMLVNDYLEQQFAPIIDYNFTANVEKEFDRVAEGDITWDKMIAAFYGPFHRMVDTAIETQSDKHGQARVLGADPKTGRTVKARIGRYGPMVEIEGEGEEKPRFASLKKGQLIESITLDEALALFALPRTLGEWEGEPMVVGLGRFGAYVRWGKSTFASLAKGDDPYTLTLERGVELIKAHQAQRTAANTPIRSFAEDPDMLVKNGRYGAYIAYKGKNYRIPKGTKPEELTLDECLKIVAASKK
- a CDS encoding DUF4270 family protein, which codes for MKNYRGVRKWLNAVLVLGVAGMLTFAGCTEVDDTLGYELVPGNQQMEMRLHSIRKGFEARMFMSDSVKSSNLSYGYFGTTKSDTFGIRKVGFMTQYLWASISDRKNWYGYRPIFDSLQLLLSVSSYAGDTLQPQRFGVYRILNNDYLKDNDGNGDGTTDTTFFTSFNPVAAGCVDENDPLFTFTFPDGTTTGPATTAVTLEPTPAGLDYVKELMMQEGKYKNDSTVYTNDSLWVNYFCGLAILPLDFNGTTGATFATTLAESGMMLYGRNRDSVDATLIRDTLQTLFYFYDEYATTYGNVSVNTVERTNTRYIDYDAIVEKPGGGTVEPQQPFELGYVEGMGGALVELTLTDEFLSVLGELQAEQEDEGYRTVAINQALLSIYVDGVTDGGWEQGFSQKVIERFDASISRLGLYTDFKTLTPVSDYAYDYEQQYEVTLPYGGYLNRSLGCYTLNISSHIQRLWRAYQEAPIDPETGERQYTEAQKRMMTLYLAPGATDLFTFNRIALQGGIKAGENAPIHMELTYTLIK
- a CDS encoding C1 family peptidase, with product MKKILFTALLALLAAGVGAQEQQKQKEEGYRFTDVKTLPVTSVKNQNRSGTCWAYSALAFLESEILRNGGGEYDLSAMWIVRNAYFEKAVKYARMHGSLNLAVGGGSRDVTDGIKKYGIVPTEVYPGLCYGTDLPDFTEIDRVVKGYMDAVIAGDKLTTAWQRGLDAVLDAYLGPKPEKFTWKGKEYTPQSFAASLGLDMDDYVEISSYTHHPFYEEFILEVPDNWMWGTVWNLPLDEMMAVVDNALANDYTVLWGTDVSEKGFSRTKAIGIVPEADLTSMSGTDAERWGKLSDKEKEAALYKFDKPGKERVITQQMRQEAFDNYETTDDHGMQIMGTAVDQAGNDYYKVKNSWGVRPPYDGYYYFSRPFVAYKTMSVMVNKKAIPEPIRKKMGL